A single region of the Streptomyces caelestis genome encodes:
- the absR1 gene encoding beta-glucuronidase AbsR1, which produces MTARYCSLAQAPAPAFAPGLAAERLSALTSGRRMWVNGTVLHYCFVDRDTDASVIPVPGTGMTRRVSWAGTKEQRDVVRECFDEWRDLGIGIAFAEVDERSEAELRIGFQLGAGSWSAVGRDALQAGLHERTMNFGWDLTAPEERGTALHEIGHALGMLHEHQSPFAGLHWDDEAVYAELAGPPHHWSRERTHYNILRKLDPDEANGSVWDPQSIMEYPFSSGLVLEPEQYRAGLSPPGTLSAADKEFALRWYPPVPPAGPPALVPFRSAPLGLGPGEQADFVVDPPQTRTYTLGTFGDSDAVVVVFEERDGEPRYLAGQDDGGTAHNATISARLVKGRRYVVRVRLYSAWGSGETAVMCW; this is translated from the coding sequence ATGACCGCACGCTACTGCTCGCTGGCACAGGCGCCGGCGCCCGCCTTCGCACCGGGGCTGGCAGCCGAACGGCTGAGCGCGCTCACCAGCGGGCGGCGGATGTGGGTCAACGGCACGGTCCTGCACTACTGCTTCGTCGACCGTGACACCGACGCGTCCGTCATCCCCGTGCCGGGGACGGGGATGACGCGACGGGTCTCGTGGGCCGGCACCAAGGAACAGCGGGACGTGGTGCGCGAGTGCTTCGACGAGTGGCGGGACCTCGGCATCGGGATCGCCTTCGCCGAGGTCGACGAGCGCTCGGAGGCCGAACTGCGCATCGGGTTCCAGCTCGGCGCCGGCTCCTGGTCGGCGGTGGGCCGGGACGCACTGCAGGCCGGCCTGCACGAGCGCACCATGAACTTCGGCTGGGACCTGACCGCGCCCGAGGAGCGCGGGACGGCCCTGCACGAGATCGGGCACGCGCTCGGCATGCTGCACGAGCACCAGAGCCCGTTCGCCGGTCTTCACTGGGACGACGAGGCCGTGTACGCCGAACTGGCGGGCCCGCCCCACCACTGGAGCCGGGAGCGCACGCACTACAACATCCTGCGCAAGCTCGACCCGGACGAGGCCAACGGCTCCGTCTGGGACCCTCAGTCGATCATGGAGTATCCGTTCTCGTCGGGGCTGGTCCTGGAGCCGGAGCAGTACCGTGCGGGTCTGAGCCCGCCCGGCACCCTGTCCGCCGCCGACAAGGAGTTCGCGCTCCGCTGGTATCCGCCGGTACCTCCGGCGGGCCCGCCCGCGCTGGTGCCGTTCCGCTCGGCACCGCTCGGTCTCGGGCCCGGCGAACAGGCCGACTTCGTCGTCGACCCGCCTCAGACCCGCACGTACACGCTGGGCACCTTCGGCGACAGCGATGCCGTCGTCGTGGTCTTCGAGGAGCGGGACGGGGAACCCCGCTACCTCGCCGGGCAGGACGACGGAGGAACTGCGCACAACGCCACGATCAGCGCCCGGCTCGTCAAGGGCCGCCGCTACGTCGTCCGCGTACGCCTGTACTCCGCCTGGGGTTCCGGCGAGACGGCGGTGATGTGCTGGTGA